DNA from Xanthomonas hyacinthi:
CAGGTCGCCGCCGACCGCGAGCAGGCCGTCCGGTTCGCGCAGCGCGCTCGCCGCCGGCGGGAACGGCGCGGCCGGATCGGCGGGAAGCAGGGCGGGGAGGCGGCGCATCGGCGCAGCGTAGCCGATCGGGCCGCGCTCAGTCCTGGCGGAACGGCGAGTGCCGCAGCAGCGTCGCCGCGCGCTGGCGTACCGCCGCGCGTTCCTCCGCGCACCAGTCGGCCAACGGCGCGCGGAAGCCCGGGTCGGCGATCCAGTGGCGGCTGCGCACCAGCCGCGGCAGGAAGCCGCGGGCGATCTTGTGCTCGCCCTGCGCGCCGGGTTCGAAACGGCTCAGGCCTTCGCGCAGGCAGTACTCGATGCCCTGGTAATAGCAGGTCTCGAAATGCAGGCCGGGCAGGGTCTCGCCGCCCCAGTAGCGGCCGTACAAGGTATCGCCGCCGCGCAGGCAGAGTGCGCCGGCGATCGGCTGGTCTTCGAGCGTCGCCATAAATATCAGAAAGTTGCGAGGCATTTCTCGCGCAAGATGCGAGAAGAACTCCGCGGTCAGCGCCGGCGAGTTGCCGTAGTCGTCGAAGGTGCGCAGGTAGAAGCCGTACATCGCCTGCAGGTCGGCCGCGCTGGCTTCGTCGCCGTGCACGACGCGGAAGCCGATGCCGGCGCGCTGCACCTTGGCCCGCTCCTGGCGGATGTTCTTGCGCCGCTTGTGGTCCATCGCCGCCAGGTAGGCGTCGAAGTCGGCCCAGCCGGCGTCGTTGTGCCATTGGTATTGCACGTCGCTGCGCGCCAGCCAGTCCTCGCCGAAGGCGGCGTCCTCGTCGGCGTCATGGAAGTTCACGTGCGCCGAGGACAGCCCGCTGGCCGCGGTCAGCGCCTGCATCGCCGCCAGCAGCGCCTGGCGCCCGGCGGTGTCGCGCGCGAGCAGGCGCGGCCCGGTCACCGGCGAGTACGGCACCGCGCACAGCCATTTCGGGAAGTAGTCCTGGCCGTAGCGCGCATAGGCATGCGCCCAGGCATGGTCGAACACGAACTCGCCGTGCGAGTTGGTCTTCAGGTAGCCCGGCGCGGCGGCGACCAGCGTGTCGCCGTCCCACAGCGTCAGGTGCCGCGGATTCCAGCCCCAG
Protein-coding regions in this window:
- a CDS encoding GNAT family N-acetyltransferase gives rise to the protein MSQVRWLHRLDEVAAADWDALHDGRNPFVAHAFLAGLERHGCLRPDWGWNPRHLTLWDGDTLVAAAPGYLKTNSHGEFVFDHAWAHAYARYGQDYFPKWLCAVPYSPVTGPRLLARDTAGRQALLAAMQALTAASGLSSAHVNFHDADEDAAFGEDWLARSDVQYQWHNDAGWADFDAYLAAMDHKRRKNIRQERAKVQRAGIGFRVVHGDEASAADLQAMYGFYLRTFDDYGNSPALTAEFFSHLAREMPRNFLIFMATLEDQPIAGALCLRGGDTLYGRYWGGETLPGLHFETCYYQGIEYCLREGLSRFEPGAQGEHKIARGFLPRLVRSRHWIADPGFRAPLADWCAEERAAVRQRAATLLRHSPFRQD